A stretch of Pseudomonas sp. CCC3.1 DNA encodes these proteins:
- a CDS encoding DNA-3-methyladenine glycosylase, translating to MTALTMPTMLPDAFFNRDAQLLARELLGKVIRHKVNGLWLSARIIETEAYYCAEKGSHASLGYTEKRKALFLDGGYIYMYYARGGDSLNFSAHGPGNAVLIKSAHPWQDELSGPASLAQMQRNNPDAKGQPRNAHTLCAGQTLLCKSLGLKVPEWDAKCFDSERLWVDDVRERPPRILQTTRLGIPHGRDEHLMYRFVDADYAAYCTRNPLRRGQVEGQDYLILRNEEPL from the coding sequence ATGACCGCTCTGACGATGCCGACCATGCTGCCTGACGCCTTTTTCAACCGCGACGCCCAGCTCCTCGCCCGCGAGCTGTTGGGAAAAGTCATACGTCATAAGGTCAACGGACTGTGGCTCAGCGCTCGCATTATCGAAACCGAAGCGTATTACTGCGCCGAAAAAGGCAGCCACGCCTCCCTAGGGTACACAGAAAAACGTAAGGCTTTGTTTCTGGATGGCGGGTACATCTACATGTACTACGCGCGCGGTGGAGACTCGCTGAACTTCAGCGCCCACGGGCCCGGCAATGCCGTACTGATTAAATCCGCACACCCGTGGCAGGACGAACTGTCCGGCCCCGCGAGCCTGGCGCAGATGCAACGCAACAACCCCGACGCTAAAGGCCAGCCCCGCAACGCGCACACACTGTGCGCGGGGCAGACATTGCTGTGCAAATCCCTGGGCCTGAAAGTCCCGGAATGGGATGCCAAATGTTTCGACTCCGAACGATTATGGGTCGATGACGTCAGAGAACGACCGCCGCGAATCCTGCAAACCACCCGCTTGGGAATCCCCCACGGTCGCGACGAACATTTGATGTACCGATTTGTCGACGCTGATTACGCGGCGTACTGCACCCGTAACCCACTGCGCCGCGGGCAGGTTGAGGGGCAGGATTATTTGATTTTGCGAAACGAAGAGCCTCTGTAG
- a CDS encoding glutamate-5-semialdehyde dehydrogenase → MTESVLDYMTRLGRAAREASRVIGRASTAQKNRALQGAASALDAARAQLTAANELDLAAGRANGLEPAMLERLALTPARIDSMIVGLRQVASLPDPIGAIRDMSYRPSGIQVGKMRVPLGVVGIIYESRPNVTIDAASLCLKSGNATILRGGSEAIHSNRAIAICIQRGLAEAGLPPAVVQVVEVTDRAAVGALITMPEYVDVIVPRGGKGLIERVSRDAKVPVIKHLDGICHVYVSAHADLAKAQRIAFNAKTYRYGICGAMETLLVDQVVAAQFLPAMAEQFRAKGVELRGCERTQSLIDVAAATEEDWNTEYLAAILSIRIVDGLDQAIEHINHYGSHHTDSIVTEHQGEGRRFMAEVDSSSVMLNTPTCFADGFEYGLGAEIGISTDKLHARGPVGLEGLTCEKYIVVGDGQLRGQEPS, encoded by the coding sequence ATGACTGAGTCCGTTCTTGACTACATGACCCGCCTGGGTCGCGCTGCTCGTGAAGCCTCCCGAGTGATCGGCCGTGCCAGCACTGCGCAGAAAAACCGTGCCTTGCAAGGCGCTGCGTCTGCATTGGATGCGGCCCGTGCGCAGTTGACTGCCGCCAATGAACTGGACCTGGCCGCTGGCCGGGCCAACGGCCTGGAGCCCGCGATGCTGGAGCGCCTGGCGCTGACCCCAGCACGTATCGACAGCATGATTGTCGGCTTGCGCCAGGTGGCCAGTCTGCCGGACCCCATCGGGGCCATTCGCGACATGAGCTACCGTCCATCGGGGATTCAGGTCGGCAAGATGCGCGTTCCGTTGGGCGTGGTCGGGATTATCTATGAATCGCGTCCGAACGTGACCATTGACGCTGCCAGCTTGTGCCTGAAGTCGGGTAACGCGACCATTTTGCGCGGTGGTTCTGAAGCCATTCACTCCAACCGCGCCATTGCCATCTGCATCCAGCGAGGTCTGGCCGAGGCCGGGCTGCCGCCGGCTGTGGTGCAAGTGGTTGAAGTGACTGACCGTGCCGCTGTGGGCGCGCTGATCACCATGCCCGAGTACGTCGACGTCATCGTGCCGCGGGGCGGCAAAGGCCTGATCGAACGCGTAAGCCGTGATGCCAAGGTGCCGGTTATCAAGCACCTGGATGGTATTTGCCATGTATACGTCAGCGCTCATGCTGACCTGGCCAAGGCTCAGCGCATCGCTTTCAATGCCAAGACTTACCGTTATGGCATTTGCGGCGCGATGGAAACCTTGCTGGTGGATCAGGTCGTGGCGGCGCAGTTTTTGCCCGCGATGGCCGAACAATTTCGCGCCAAGGGCGTCGAATTGCGCGGATGTGAACGCACTCAGTCGCTGATCGACGTGGCTGCGGCGACCGAAGAAGACTGGAACACTGAATACCTGGCCGCGATTTTGTCGATTCGTATCGTTGATGGACTGGACCAGGCGATTGAGCACATCAATCACTATGGTTCCCATCACACTGACTCGATCGTGACCGAGCATCAGGGCGAAGGCCGCCGTTTTATGGCCGAAGTCGATTCCAGTTCAGTGATGCTGAACACCCCAACCTGCTTCGCCGATGGATTTGAATACGGATTGGGTGCGGAGATTGGCATTTCTACTGATAAGCTGCACGCCCGCGGCCCGGTCGGTCTCGAAGGGTTGACCTGCGAGAAGTACATCGTGGTGGGTGATGGCCAGTTGCGCGGTCAGGAGCCGAGCTGA
- the nadD gene encoding nicotinate-nucleotide adenylyltransferase yields MASCAVRSRADLVDLSPLVVVPVIDVLPRRIGVLGGTFDPVHIGHLRGALEVAEMMELDELRLTPNARPPHRDTPQVSALDRLAMVECAVAGVATLVVDPRELQRNKPSYTIDTLELMRAELAADDQLFLLLGWDAFCGLPMWHRWEELLQHCHILVLQRPDADSEPPDALRNLLAARSVSDPLALKGPGGQIAFVWQTPLAVSATQIRQLLASGKSVRYLVPDAVLAYIDAHGLYRASN; encoded by the coding sequence ATGGCCAGTTGCGCGGTCAGGAGCCGAGCTGACTTGGTCGACCTTAGCCCGTTAGTGGTGGTGCCGGTCATCGACGTGTTACCCCGGCGCATTGGCGTGTTGGGGGGCACCTTCGACCCGGTGCACATCGGGCATTTGCGGGGCGCGCTTGAAGTGGCGGAAATGATGGAACTCGATGAGTTGCGTCTGACCCCCAACGCCAGGCCGCCACACCGCGACACCCCGCAGGTGTCGGCGCTCGACCGTTTGGCGATGGTTGAGTGTGCTGTCGCCGGAGTAGCTACGCTGGTGGTAGACCCCCGGGAGCTGCAACGGAACAAGCCGTCCTACACCATTGATACCCTGGAACTGATGCGGGCCGAGTTGGCCGCTGATGACCAGTTGTTTTTATTGCTGGGCTGGGACGCTTTTTGCGGCCTGCCCATGTGGCACCGCTGGGAGGAGTTACTCCAGCATTGCCATATCCTGGTGCTACAGCGCCCGGATGCCGACAGCGAACCGCCGGATGCCTTGCGCAACCTGCTGGCAGCGCGCTCGGTAAGCGACCCGCTAGCCCTGAAGGGGCCCGGCGGACAGATTGCATTCGTCTGGCAGACGCCGCTCGCGGTATCCGCCACCCAGATCCGTCAACTGCTGGCCAGCGGTAAGTCGGTACGTTATCTGGTGCCCGACGCGGTCCTGGCCTACATCGATGCGCACGGGCTTTACCGTGCGTCGAACTAA
- the rsfS gene encoding ribosome silencing factor, translating to MTDKDVSKVKRKGTFKSAPLPVAAHTGVVLAGEALVEVAKAALEDVKAQDIQVIDVRDKHSITDFMIIATGTSNRQIGAMLDKVREAVKAQGVKPLGEEGKGDSDWVLLDMDDVIVHMMTASARQFYDLERLWAGAEQSRSASAAHHSPENSHEHFLKLNKDQE from the coding sequence ATGACTGATAAAGATGTAAGCAAAGTAAAGCGCAAAGGCACCTTCAAAAGCGCCCCGTTGCCAGTTGCCGCCCACACGGGTGTGGTACTGGCTGGCGAAGCACTGGTGGAAGTGGCCAAAGCAGCACTGGAAGACGTCAAGGCCCAGGACATCCAAGTGATCGACGTGCGTGATAAGCACAGCATCACTGACTTCATGATCATCGCCACCGGTACTTCGAACCGTCAGATCGGCGCGATGCTGGACAAGGTCCGCGAAGCCGTCAAGGCACAGGGCGTCAAGCCGCTGGGTGAAGAAGGCAAGGGCGACAGCGACTGGGTTCTGCTGGATATGGACGATGTGATCGTGCACATGATGACCGCCAGCGCGCGTCAGTTCTACGACCTGGAACGCCTGTGGGCTGGTGCAGAACAAAGCCGTTCGGCCAGCGCTGCACACCACAGCCCGGAAAACAGCCACGAGCACTTCCTCAAGCTCAACAAAGACCAGGAATAA
- the rlmH gene encoding 23S rRNA (pseudouridine(1915)-N(3))-methyltransferase RlmH: protein MRLRLIAVGSRMPKWVEEGWHEYAKRLPSELALELVEIPLNTRGKNADVARFIRQEGEAMLAKVGPGERIVTLEVHGKPWSTEQLAVELDRWRLDSRTVNFMVGGPEGLAPEVCARADQRWSLSPLTLPHPLVRILIGEQLYRAWTVLSGHPYHK from the coding sequence GTGCGCCTGCGTTTGATCGCTGTCGGTTCGCGGATGCCCAAGTGGGTGGAAGAAGGTTGGCATGAGTATGCCAAGCGTCTGCCATCCGAGTTGGCCCTTGAACTGGTAGAAATTCCGCTCAATACCCGTGGCAAGAATGCCGACGTGGCCCGATTCATCCGTCAGGAAGGCGAGGCCATGCTGGCCAAAGTCGGCCCGGGGGAGCGGATTGTCACCCTCGAAGTGCACGGCAAGCCCTGGAGTACCGAGCAACTGGCGGTTGAGCTGGACCGCTGGCGCCTCGACTCGCGTACGGTGAACTTTATGGTGGGCGGCCCGGAAGGGTTGGCGCCAGAAGTCTGCGCCCGCGCCGATCAGCGCTGGTCGCTGTCGCCGTTGACGTTGCCGCACCCGTTGGTAAGGATTCTGATCGGTGAGCAGTTGTATCGCGCCTGGACGGTATTGTCCGGGCACCCTTATCACAAATAG
- the mrdA gene encoding penicillin-binding protein 2 has product MTQPIRLKDHEKDARLVRKRVVVGAFVVVALICVLIARLYYLQVVQYDYHSTLSENNRVHVQPIPPTRGLIFDRNGVVIADNRPSFSLTMTRERSGDWAQVLDAIVEVLQLTPEDRALFEKRMKQGRRPFEPVPILFELNEEQIARIAVNQFRLPGVEVVAQLVRHYPQGAHFAHSVGYMGRINEKEIKTLDPVNYSGTHHIGKTGIERFYEAELHGQVGYEEVETNARGRVLRVLKRTDPIPGKDIVLSLDIKLQEAAEEALAGRRGAVVALNPMTGEVLAMVSQPSFDPNLFVTGISFKAYAELRDSIDRPLFNRILRGLYPPGSTIKPAVAIAGLDSGVVTGTSRVYDPGYYQLPNYDHKYRNWNRTGDGYVDLDTAIMRSNDTYFYDLAHKLGIDRLSTYMNQFGIGQKVSLDMFEESAGLMPSREWKRATRRQAWFPGETLILGIGQGYMQSTPLQLAQATALIASKGKWSRPHLAKTIEGVPPVDPNPMPDIVLRDPSNWAKVTHGMQQVVHGARGTARVAGVGAQYLIAGKSGTAQVVAIKQGEKYDRSKVQERHRDHALFVGFAPANNPQIAVSVMIENGEAGSRVASPVVRSVMDAWLLDADGKLKPEYASASKAEATANDE; this is encoded by the coding sequence ATGACCCAGCCGATTCGCCTCAAAGACCACGAAAAGGACGCACGCCTTGTGCGCAAACGCGTCGTGGTCGGCGCATTCGTGGTGGTGGCTCTGATATGCGTACTGATTGCTCGTCTGTACTACTTGCAAGTGGTGCAGTACGACTATCACTCCACGCTGTCTGAAAACAACCGGGTGCATGTGCAGCCGATCCCCCCGACTCGCGGTCTGATTTTTGACCGCAATGGTGTGGTGATCGCAGACAACCGTCCCAGCTTTAGCCTGACCATGACCCGTGAGCGCTCGGGCGACTGGGCGCAAGTGCTCGACGCCATCGTCGAAGTGCTGCAACTCACGCCTGAAGACCGCGCCTTGTTTGAAAAGCGCATGAAGCAGGGGCGTCGGCCGTTTGAGCCGGTGCCGATTCTGTTCGAGCTCAATGAAGAACAAATCGCCCGGATTGCCGTCAACCAGTTCCGCCTGCCAGGGGTTGAGGTGGTTGCCCAGTTGGTACGCCACTACCCGCAAGGTGCGCATTTTGCGCACTCGGTGGGTTACATGGGGCGGATCAACGAGAAAGAGATTAAAACCCTCGATCCGGTCAACTACAGCGGCACTCACCACATTGGCAAAACCGGCATCGAGCGCTTCTATGAAGCCGAGCTGCATGGTCAGGTGGGTTACGAGGAAGTCGAGACCAACGCGCGTGGCCGTGTGCTGCGGGTGCTTAAACGCACAGACCCGATTCCCGGCAAAGACATCGTTCTAAGCCTGGATATCAAGTTGCAAGAGGCGGCCGAAGAAGCGCTGGCCGGTCGCCGTGGCGCCGTGGTCGCATTGAACCCGATGACGGGTGAAGTGCTGGCGATGGTCAGCCAGCCGAGTTTTGACCCTAACCTCTTTGTGACCGGCATCAGCTTCAAGGCCTACGCCGAGCTGCGTGACTCGATTGACCGCCCGCTGTTCAACCGGATCTTGCGTGGCCTGTACCCGCCAGGTTCGACCATCAAGCCTGCGGTCGCGATTGCGGGGCTGGACAGCGGTGTCGTGACGGGCACCTCTCGGGTCTATGACCCTGGCTATTACCAGTTGCCCAATTACGATCACAAGTACCGTAACTGGAACCGCACCGGTGATGGCTATGTCGATTTGGACACCGCGATCATGCGCTCCAACGACACCTACTTCTATGACCTGGCCCACAAGCTGGGCATCGACCGTTTGTCGACTTATATGAATCAGTTCGGCATTGGTCAAAAAGTCTCGCTCGACATGTTTGAAGAATCGGCTGGCCTTATGCCTTCCCGTGAGTGGAAGCGTGCGACCCGGCGTCAGGCGTGGTTCCCGGGCGAAACGCTGATTCTGGGGATTGGTCAGGGCTACATGCAGTCCACCCCTTTGCAACTGGCCCAAGCGACTGCGTTGATTGCCAGCAAAGGCAAGTGGAGTCGCCCGCACCTGGCTAAAACCATTGAGGGTGTTCCACCGGTAGACCCTAATCCAATGCCCGATATTGTGCTGCGCGACCCGTCCAACTGGGCCAAGGTTACCCACGGCATGCAGCAAGTGGTGCATGGCGCGCGCGGTACGGCGCGGGTTGCAGGCGTTGGGGCGCAGTATCTGATTGCTGGCAAGAGTGGTACGGCGCAGGTGGTGGCCATCAAGCAGGGCGAAAAATACGACCGCTCCAAGGTCCAGGAACGTCACCGTGACCACGCCTTGTTCGTCGGTTTTGCGCCGGCTAACAACCCGCAAATCGCGGTCTCGGTCATGATCGAAAACGGCGAAGCCGGCAGCCGCGTGGCTTCACCTGTGGTGCGTTCGGTCATGGATGCCTGGCTGCTGGATGCAGACGGCAAGCTCAAACCTGAGTACGCCAGCGCTTCAAAGGCGGAGGCTACGGCCAATGATGAGTAA
- the rodA gene encoding rod shape-determining protein RodA gives MRRRATLLQRLHIDGPLLILLLTLAAGSLFVLYSASGKSWDLLSKQATSFGIGLVSMFIIAQLEPRFMARWVPIGYLAGVMLLVVVDVMGHNAMGATRWINIPGVIRFQPSEFMKILMPATIAWYLSKRTLPPQLKHVAVSLLLIGIPFGLIVRQPDLGTALLVLAGGAFVLFMGGLRWRWIISVLAAAIPVAIAMWFFIMHDYQKQRILTFLDPESDPLGTGWNIIQSKAAIGSGGVFGKGWLLGTQSHLDFLPESHTDFIIAVMGEEFGLVGICALLLIYLLLIGRGLVITAQAQTLFGKLLAGSLTMTFFVYVFVNIGMVSGLLPVVGVPLPFISYGGTSLVTLLSAFGVLMSIHTHRKWIAQV, from the coding sequence ATGCGTCGCCGTGCCACGCTGCTTCAGCGTTTGCACATCGACGGCCCGTTGCTGATTTTGTTGCTGACGCTCGCAGCGGGCAGTTTGTTTGTGTTGTATTCGGCCAGTGGCAAAAGCTGGGACTTGTTGAGCAAACAGGCGACCTCGTTTGGTATCGGTCTGGTGTCGATGTTCATCATCGCTCAACTGGAACCACGCTTTATGGCGCGCTGGGTGCCGATCGGCTATCTGGCCGGGGTCATGTTGCTGGTGGTGGTGGACGTCATGGGCCACAACGCCATGGGTGCTACGCGCTGGATCAACATTCCGGGGGTCATTCGTTTCCAGCCCTCTGAGTTCATGAAAATCCTGATGCCCGCGACCATCGCCTGGTATCTCTCCAAGCGCACCTTGCCGCCGCAGCTCAAGCACGTGGCGGTCAGTTTGTTGCTGATCGGGATCCCCTTTGGCCTGATCGTACGTCAGCCCGACCTTGGGACGGCGTTGCTGGTACTGGCTGGTGGTGCATTCGTGCTGTTTATGGGCGGTTTGCGCTGGCGCTGGATTATCAGCGTGCTGGCGGCGGCCATACCGGTGGCGATTGCCATGTGGTTTTTCATCATGCACGACTACCAGAAGCAGCGAATCTTGACCTTCCTCGACCCTGAGAGCGATCCGCTGGGCACTGGCTGGAACATCATTCAGTCCAAGGCAGCCATCGGTTCGGGCGGCGTGTTTGGTAAAGGCTGGCTGCTGGGCACCCAGTCGCACCTGGACTTTCTGCCAGAAAGCCACACCGACTTCATCATCGCCGTTATGGGGGAGGAGTTCGGCCTGGTGGGCATTTGCGCGTTGCTGTTGATCTACCTGCTGTTGATTGGTCGCGGCCTGGTGATTACTGCCCAGGCACAGACGCTGTTCGGCAAGTTGCTGGCGGGCAGTTTGACCATGACTTTTTTTGTTTACGTTTTCGTCAACATCGGTATGGTCAGTGGCCTGTTGCCGGTGGTGGGTGTGCCATTGCCGTTTATTAGTTATGGCGGAACTTCGCTCGTGACGCTGCTGTCAGCGTTTGGAGTTTTGATGTCGATCCACACGCATCGAAAGTGGATCGCGCAAGTTTGA
- the mltB gene encoding lytic murein transglycosylase B — protein sequence MQAMRGWAARYASWVGLLGLFGAAHNAVAGDYEGSPQVAEFVGEMTRDYGFAGEQLMGVFREAERKQAILDAISRPAERVKQWKEYRPMFLTDARVARGVDFWREHEAVLARAEQEYGVPAQVIVSIIGVETFYGRNTGNYRVIDALSTLGFDYPPRAEFFRKELREFLLLAREEQVDPLSLKGSYAGAMGLPQFMPSSFRAYAVDFDNDGHINIWSNPDDAIGSVASYFKRHGWVAGEPVVARADVQGDRVDEGLTQGIEPVKTVGELRALGWSSHDALRDDMPVTAFRLEGEKGPEYWMGLKNFYAITRYNRSVMYAMAVHQLSDLLVQARGNK from the coding sequence ATGCAAGCAATGCGTGGCTGGGCCGCTCGATACGCGTCATGGGTGGGCCTGCTGGGTCTGTTCGGTGCCGCGCACAACGCGGTGGCCGGCGACTATGAAGGTTCGCCCCAAGTGGCTGAATTCGTCGGCGAGATGACCCGTGACTACGGGTTCGCCGGTGAACAGTTGATGGGCGTTTTCCGCGAGGCTGAGCGCAAGCAGGCCATTCTCGACGCTATTTCTCGCCCGGCCGAGCGCGTTAAACAGTGGAAAGAATACCGGCCGATGTTTCTGACCGATGCCCGGGTCGCCCGCGGTGTCGATTTCTGGCGTGAGCACGAAGCCGTACTGGCTCGTGCCGAGCAGGAATACGGCGTCCCGGCGCAGGTGATTGTGTCGATCATCGGCGTTGAAACCTTCTACGGTCGCAATACCGGCAATTACCGGGTGATCGATGCGTTGTCGACCCTGGGCTTTGATTACCCGCCGCGCGCCGAGTTTTTCCGCAAGGAATTGCGCGAATTCCTGTTGCTGGCCCGCGAAGAGCAAGTCGACCCGCTGAGCCTCAAAGGTTCTTACGCCGGTGCGATGGGCTTGCCGCAGTTCATGCCGAGCAGCTTTCGCGCCTATGCGGTGGACTTCGATAACGATGGCCACATCAATATCTGGAGCAACCCGGACGATGCCATTGGCAGCGTTGCCAGTTACTTCAAGCGCCATGGCTGGGTCGCGGGCGAGCCAGTGGTGGCCCGTGCCGACGTGCAGGGCGATCGGGTCGATGAAGGGTTGACCCAAGGGATTGAACCGGTCAAGACCGTCGGGGAGTTGCGAGCGCTGGGCTGGTCGAGTCATGATGCGCTGCGCGACGACATGCCCGTAACGGCGTTCCGTCTTGAAGGCGAAAAGGGTCCTGAATACTGGATGGGCCTGAAGAATTTTTATGCGATCACGCGCTACAACCGTAGCGTGATGTACGCCATGGCAGTGCATCAACTGTCCGACCTGCTGGTTCAAGCTCGGGGCAACAAGTAA
- a CDS encoding septal ring lytic transglycosylase RlpA family protein, with protein sequence MAFPAIRTPLKLAACAAMALLVVSCSSSRSSNPQTSTAISSKPGLDINRAHKDGAPWWDVDVSRIPDATPTLHTGPYKANPYTVLGKTYFPMQESKTYVASGTASWYGTKFHGQNTANGEVYDLYGMSAAHKTLPLPSYVKVTNLDNGKTVVLRVNDRGPFYSDRIIDLSYAAAKKLGYAETGTARVKVEGIDPQAWWAQRGRPAPLMLNEPKVAQAAPGLTVSTGKVEQWTPPPQQHASDVIPPVVAQKGQGTYLQVGAFANPDAAELLRSKLSGMVSAPVFISSIVRNQQTLHRVRLGPIASAGEVQNMQNSVRSANLGQPSVVTDQ encoded by the coding sequence ATGGCGTTTCCTGCGATCCGCACACCTTTGAAACTCGCTGCCTGCGCGGCGATGGCGCTGCTGGTGGTGAGCTGTTCGAGCAGTCGTTCGAGCAACCCGCAAACCTCGACCGCTATCAGCTCCAAGCCTGGGCTCGACATCAACCGCGCTCACAAAGACGGCGCGCCGTGGTGGGATGTCGATGTCTCGCGCATCCCGGATGCCACGCCGACGCTGCATACCGGACCTTACAAGGCCAACCCTTACACGGTATTGGGCAAAACCTACTTTCCGATGCAAGAGTCCAAGACCTATGTGGCCTCGGGCACTGCGTCCTGGTACGGCACCAAGTTCCACGGGCAGAACACCGCCAATGGCGAAGTGTATGACCTGTACGGCATGAGCGCCGCGCACAAAACGCTGCCATTGCCCAGCTACGTCAAAGTGACCAACCTGGACAATGGCAAGACCGTGGTTTTGCGGGTCAACGACCGTGGGCCGTTCTATTCGGACCGTATCATCGACTTGTCGTACGCCGCGGCCAAAAAACTCGGCTATGCCGAAACGGGCACGGCTCGGGTCAAGGTTGAAGGCATTGACCCGCAAGCCTGGTGGGCTCAGCGTGGTCGCCCGGCGCCGTTAATGCTCAACGAGCCTAAAGTAGCGCAAGCGGCACCCGGTTTGACAGTGTCGACCGGCAAAGTGGAGCAGTGGACACCGCCGCCTCAGCAGCACGCTTCGGACGTGATTCCGCCCGTGGTTGCGCAAAAGGGCCAGGGCACTTATCTGCAAGTCGGCGCATTTGCCAATCCGGACGCTGCCGAGTTGCTTCGATCCAAACTCAGTGGCATGGTCAGCGCACCCGTCTTTATCAGCTCGATTGTGCGCAATCAGCAAACTTTGCACCGCGTTCGCCTGGGGCCGATTGCCTCGGCCGGTGAAGTGCAGAACATGCAAAACAGCGTGCGATCGGCCAATTTGGGTCAGCCAAGCGTTGTGACGGATCAGTAA
- a CDS encoding D-alanyl-D-alanine carboxypeptidase family protein encodes MNITTFAKRLCLLVPLIITPAAWAVEMMPSPPQLAAKSYVLMDANSGNVLVENNGDQRLPPASLTKLMTAYIATLEIRRGQIGENDPVTVSENAWRTGGSRMFIKVGTQVSVSDLLHGIIIQSGNDASVALSEHIAGSEDAFADMMNKTAGDLGMSNSHFMNPTGLPNPEHYSSAHDMSLLARAIIHEDPTHYAIYSQKEFFWNGIKQPNRNLLLWRDKTVDGLKTGHTDEAGYCMVSSAVRDGMRLIAVVFGTNSEAARAAETQKLLTYGFRFFETQTFYQKGTELAQAPVWKGTTHQVKAGLADDLTMTLPKGQLKKLAASMTMNPQLMAPIAKGDVIGKVEVKLDDKVVHSADLIALEPVEEGGIFRRVWDSIRLFFYGMFN; translated from the coding sequence ATGAACATCACCACCTTTGCCAAACGCCTGTGCCTGCTTGTCCCGCTGATCATCACCCCGGCTGCCTGGGCAGTCGAGATGATGCCGTCGCCGCCACAGTTGGCTGCCAAGTCCTACGTTCTGATGGATGCCAACAGCGGTAACGTGCTGGTTGAAAACAACGGCGACCAGCGCCTGCCGCCCGCCAGCCTGACCAAGCTGATGACCGCCTACATCGCGACCCTGGAAATCCGTCGTGGCCAGATTGGCGAGAACGACCCGGTGACTGTCAGCGAGAACGCCTGGCGCACAGGTGGTTCGCGCATGTTCATCAAGGTCGGCACCCAAGTGTCGGTCAGCGACCTGCTGCACGGGATCATCATTCAGTCGGGTAACGACGCCAGCGTTGCGCTCTCTGAGCACATCGCCGGCAGCGAAGACGCCTTCGCAGACATGATGAACAAAACCGCTGGCGACCTGGGCATGAGCAACAGTCACTTCATGAACCCGACCGGTCTGCCGAACCCTGAGCACTACTCGTCGGCTCACGACATGTCGTTGCTGGCTCGCGCAATCATTCACGAAGACCCGACTCACTACGCGATCTACTCGCAGAAAGAGTTCTTCTGGAACGGTATCAAACAGCCTAACCGCAACTTGTTGCTGTGGCGTGACAAGACCGTTGATGGCCTGAAAACCGGCCACACCGACGAAGCCGGCTACTGCATGGTGTCTTCGGCTGTACGTGATGGCATGCGCCTGATCGCCGTGGTATTCGGTACTAACAGCGAAGCGGCCCGTGCGGCTGAAACTCAGAAACTGCTGACCTACGGCTTCCGTTTCTTTGAAACCCAAACCTTCTACCAGAAAGGCACTGAGCTGGCTCAGGCTCCGGTCTGGAAAGGCACCACGCATCAGGTTAAAGCCGGTCTGGCCGATGACCTGACCATGACGTTGCCTAAAGGCCAATTGAAAAAGCTGGCTGCCAGCATGACCATGAACCCACAACTGATGGCGCCTATCGCCAAAGGTGATGTGATCGGTAAGGTTGAGGTCAAGCTGGACGACAAGGTTGTGCACAGCGCCGACCTGATCGCCCTTGAGCCGGTTGAGGAAGGTGGTATTTTCCGCCGCGTGTGGGATAGCATCCGTCTATTCTTCTACGGGATGTTCAACTGA
- a CDS encoding DUF493 domain-containing protein, whose amino-acid sequence MTDTEVKAPKIEFPNVDYPVKVISDTGVGNKDKIIDIVKKYATVNDDRIDERQSTNGKYTTIQLHIVATDQDQLYNINSELRATGFVHMVL is encoded by the coding sequence ATGACCGACACCGAAGTAAAGGCGCCAAAGATCGAATTCCCTAACGTGGATTACCCGGTTAAGGTGATCAGCGACACGGGTGTGGGCAACAAAGACAAGATCATTGATATCGTCAAGAAATACGCAACGGTCAATGACGACCGCATTGACGAGCGCCAAAGCACCAATGGCAAATACACCACGATCCAGTTGCACATTGTTGCGACCGATCAAGACCAGCTGTACAACATCAACAGCGAATTGCGAGCCACCGGCTTCGTACACATGGTGCTGTGA